The proteins below come from a single Leptolyngbya sp. FACHB-261 genomic window:
- a CDS encoding SDR family oxidoreductase, with protein MKTWFITGTSRGFGREWTQAALERGDRVAATARNPDRLNDLVEQFSDQILPLRLDVSDRAAALAAVQAAHKHFGQLDVIVNNAGYGLFGAIEEVSEAEARAQIETNLFGALWVTQAALPYLRSQGSGHILQVSSLGGIGAFPMLGLYNASKWGLEGFSEALSQEVASFGVKVTIIEPGGFSTDWSGSSAVHAAQIADYDSLRNARATRNAGVKISDPTASSAAILKLVDAENPPLRLLLGTFATQAAPQIYEQRLKVWTEWQDVARAVDGD; from the coding sequence ATGAAGACATGGTTCATTACGGGTACATCACGCGGATTTGGTCGCGAATGGACTCAGGCGGCACTAGAGCGCGGTGATCGAGTGGCGGCAACGGCGCGTAATCCTGACCGCCTCAATGACTTGGTGGAACAATTTAGCGATCAGATCTTGCCTCTGCGTCTGGATGTCAGCGATCGAGCAGCGGCCTTGGCAGCGGTGCAGGCAGCACATAAGCATTTTGGGCAGCTTGATGTGATTGTTAATAATGCAGGCTATGGCTTGTTTGGAGCGATCGAAGAAGTCAGCGAGGCTGAAGCAAGAGCGCAGATCGAAACCAATCTGTTTGGGGCACTGTGGGTTACACAAGCGGCATTGCCCTACCTGCGATCGCAAGGCAGTGGACACATCCTCCAAGTTTCCAGTCTAGGAGGGATTGGTGCATTTCCAATGCTCGGGCTGTACAACGCCTCTAAATGGGGACTCGAAGGATTCAGCGAAGCACTCAGTCAGGAAGTCGCATCCTTCGGCGTCAAAGTCACGATTATCGAGCCGGGTGGGTTCAGCACAGATTGGTCTGGTAGCTCGGCGGTACACGCCGCGCAGATCGCGGATTATGACAGCTTGCGGAACGCACGGGCAACTCGAAATGCAGGTGTGAAGATTAGCGATCCCACCGCATCCAGTGCGGCAATCCTCAAGCTCGTCGATGCCGAAAACCCACCGTTGCGCCTGCTCCTCGGTACGTTTGCAACCCAGGCTGCCCCGCAAATATATGAGCAGCGATTGAAAGTCTGGACAGAATGGCAAGATGTGGCGCGTGCGGTTGACGGCGACTGA